The Desulfovibrio sp. genome segment TGAGTGATGGACATGGTACGGGTACCACCCACGCGAACGGTAAAGCACTTGTCGCCGCTTTCGGCCACGTGCACGAGCACGCCGGGCTCCAGAATTTCGTGATAGAGCCACTTGCCGAAGTTGTTCTTGATCACCGGCGGGAAGTATTCATTATACTTATGGGGTCCGATGTCAGTAATGCGGCCTTCCATCGGTTTTGCGGGATTGTACCCGGAAGAAATAAAAGCCATGTTCTTCTCCCCCTTTGACTAGCGTTGATGGCGTTTGCGGTAAGCAGCGAGGTCGCGGGTCCAGCCGCCGGGCACTTCTTCTTCCTTGAAGAAGATGTACGGGTTGGAACGCGGTTCCTTCACATGGTAGGCAGCGGCGGGAGTGTCGGTGACTTCCAGCAGCTTCTGGAACGACAGGCGCTTCATGGTTTCACCCACGCGCTCGCGGTTCTTGCCTTCTTCCATCCACCAGTCCCAAATCTTTTCGATGACTTCTTTCACGTCATCGTAAGGGGCTTCACAGGAGACGAAAGGCACGAGCAGCGAACCCATCTGGGCGCCGTCCACCACGGGAGCCTTGGCGCCCACGAGGATGCTCGCGCCGCGTTCGTCACCGATGTGCAGAGCGCGGGGCATGGTGTTGATGCAGTGCATGCAGCGCACGCAGTCGGCGGTCTTGATGGAAAGCTTGGAGCCGTCCCACTTCATGCACTTGGAGGGGCACAGGTCAACGACTTCCTTCTGGATGTCGAACTTGCCCCAGTCACGACCGGAGTGAGCGCCAGCGTTGGGGGCGAATTCGCCGCCCACGTAGCCCTTCACGGCGTCCTGGTCGATCTTGATGTCGTCCTTCCAGGTACCGACAACGGCAAAGTCAGAGCGCGCCATGGCGCACACGCAGCCGTTGGGGCAACCGTCGAACTTGAACTTGAACTTGTAGGGGAAGGCGGGGCGGTGCAGTTCGTCCTGATAGTCCATGGTCAGCTGGTAGCACATGTCCTGCGTGTTGTAGCAGGCATATTCGCAGCGCGACTGGCCAAGGCAAGATTCAGGGGTACGCAGGTTGGAGCCCGAACCACCCAAGTCAACGTTCATGTTGTGGGTCAGTTCGTGGAAGATTTCTTCCAGCTGGGCAGTCTGGGTACCGAGCAGCACGATGTCACCGGTGGAACCGTGCATGTTGGTCAGACCGGAACCACGCAGATCCCAAATGTCGCACAGGTCGCGCAGGAACTTGCTGTGGTAATACTTACCGGAAGGCTGTGCCACACGCATGGTGTGGAAGTGAGCCACGCCGGGGAACATTTCGGGCTGGTCGCAGTAACGGCCGATAACGCCGCCGCCGTAACCGAACACGCCGACGATGCCGCCGTGCTTCCAGTGTGTTTCCATTTCGTTGTAGGAAAGCTCAAGCACACCCAGAAGGTCTTCAGGGCAGTCCACAGGGATCTGATAATCAAGACCCTTGGGGTTCTGGGCCCGATAGGCCGCCTCCTGTTTGATGTCGGACACAAAGCTCGGCCAAGGGCCGCTTTCAAGCTGGTCCAACAAGGGGGTTGCATGTTTCGCCATTGCCATACCTCCACATGGTTTGTTTGTATCACGCGCTCGCGTGACGTGCCGGTCAACTGCGGCGATCCGGTGCGGCAATCCGGGGAATGGGCGCGAAATCGCTGCCCATGCAGGTGGTAAAACTACCCGCCTGCACACGCATACCGACTAAATCGGCATACGCCCGCCCCGTAAAATCGGGACGCCCCAGGGGATCGCGGATAACGGACGTGCATGGGCCTCCGACCGTCAGGCCGCAACGCGGTCAAAACACTGCTTAGCCCATTTTCAACATAATGACAACCGGGGCGGCATGATATACACAAAAGGCGCGAGAATACCCGTCGATCAAGGCTTTGCGACACAAAGCACTAGAACACAGCATGCCAAAATCATTACTTTAGGCCTTGTGGAGGGGCACTTTTTTGGGGCAAAAAGCAACTTTTTTCTTAAATATTGCACTTTTTTTCACAACTCTTGCAACCACCCTTGGCAAAGCATCCTGTTGCGCGTATACTGGTATAGTATTGTGCGGGCGCACCGCACCAACACACGGCCATTCAGGGCCGCAGATTCGCAAAGGCTATCCTTATAATGAAAGACCAGCTTGGATTGTACTATCACCCGCAGGCGGGTAATGCCCAGTCACGCGTGTATGTGCGACGTGGGCCTGACGGAGAAGTTGAATTTCGCCTCTGGCGTGCCGACCACCCAGAAGTGTGGGAACGCCACCCCTGGCTGAGCATGGCCGTGGTGCGCAGCGCTGCCCGCATGTACCAGCAGGAACGCAACCCCGAGGCCGACCCCATGCTGCTTTACGACATCGCCGTGGCGCGTGCCCTGCTGCAGGAGAACGAAGCGTGAACGGACGCTGGCTGTTGGCCAACCGCGACTTTCTCGTACGCGATCTGGTGCGCGACTATTGCACCGTCTACAGCCTGTTGGCCGACCAGCGCCACCGTTTTGATGTGGATGGAGCCGTTTCATATACCGCCCTGCGCGACCTTCTTGGTGAGGCAATGCGCAAGGGGGTATTCTGGCGGCTCAAAGACACGGCACACCATCTCTTCCGCAACAGCCCCGGCATAGAGGCCGTGGCCCCCGGCGGCATGCCCTCTCTGGAACTGCCCCCACAGGGGGATATTCCCACCGAAAGCGGCAACGCGGCAGAGCAGGAACAGATCAAGGCCCTGCGCCGCCATGCAGACAATGTTCTGCCCGGCGGAGCCGGTGCACAAAAAGCGCTGGAAGGCCTCATCGACTGGTGCATCGGCTACGCCTTTCACGAATGCGCCAAACTGAAGGAAGACGCCTTTCAGGGCCAGCACTACGCCAACAGGCTTATCCAGATTTCGCGTATTCCTGCCGTTACAGCAGACATGTACAATCCCCTGCGAGGCCTCGGCGGTCAGACGTCCGAAAGCTCCTCTCGCGAACTTTCGCGCATCATGCACGTTCTCGCCCATGGCCTGCGCCTGCTTGCCAGCTATCTGGCTGTAGAACGCCACAATGCCCATCTGGCCCGCTGGCTTGCCAGCGAAGAAGACTTTGCCCGCCGTATCTTTGGTCAGTCTTACGACCACCTGCTGGCCTCACTCTACGGCAACGACCGCGAACGCCTTTACCTCATGGCTGCCAGAGACTTTCTGCATGCTGGCCGTCGCGAACCCGCCCGCGCCCTGCTTGCCAAGGCCCATCAGGGTGGCAGCCTGGGGCTGGAAGGCCTGACCCTGCTGCGCGAGCTGGACAGGGAAGCAGCCTCGGAATGCGGGGGGTCTGGCATCTGCGCCGCCTGCGGCAAGAAAAACTCCTTACCCTGCCTGCCCTTTCTGGCTGGTCAGGGCCGTGGGTGTGCATGACGGTCAGACCGTATCTGCCTTTTCTCATTGCCCTGCTTTGCTGTGTTCTGCTGAGCGGCTGTGGTTCGCGCTCCTGGCACAAAGGCGGCGTGCCGGGCAGCCGTCCCTACACGGTGCGCGGCAAAACCTACTATCCCCTCAAGTCTGCCAGAGGTTTTGTGGAAGAAGGCACGGCCTCATGGTACGGCCCCGGTTTTCACGGCAAGACCACAGCCAACGGTGAAACTTACAACCAGTACGCCATGACGGCGGCCCACAAGATATTGCCGCTGGGAACCCAGGTGCGCGTCACGCATCTGGGCAACGGGCGTTCCATCATCGTGCGCATCAACGATCGTGGCCCCTTTGTGGATGACCGAGTCATCGACCTTTCGCGCGCGGCGGCCACCCGCCTCAATGTGGTGGGGCCGGGCACGGCCCGCGTGCGTGTGCAAAGCCTTGGCGGGGTGGAGCGCATGCAGGACGACGGGGATCTTACGGGAGAATTTTACGTGCAGGTGGGGGCCTTTGCCGACCGCATAAATGCCGACAACCTCATCAGCATTCTTTCCCAGAGCGGCAACAAGGGAAGGCTTGTATATGGCAGCAACAACATGTGGAACGTGCAGGTGGGGCCGTGGCCGGATTCGTTTGGCGCGCAGCGTCAGCTTGACGTGTTCCGGGGCATGTATCCCGGGGCCTTTGTGGTGGGAGACAAATAGCTGCAGCGCCTGACTGCCCGCCGAGGGTCTGCCCTCTGCCCCTGACACAGCTCTGCGCTCAAAAAGCAAAAAACCCCGCTCGCGCGGGGTTTTCACATTTTCAGAGCGGGGCTTGCTGTTACAGGTTGGCAGCGTACCAGTCGCCCGCAAGGCGCAAGCCCTGACGCACGTCAAACTGCGGGTTGTAACCCAGCAGGGTTTGGGCGCGAGAGATGTCGGCAAGCGAGTGGCGCACGTCGCCAGCGCGGTAATCGCGGTGAACGCACTCGGCACCCATCACTTCAGGCTTGTGGCGGGCCACTTCTTCCTTGATGAGGCCAAACAGCTCATTAAGGGTGGTGCGCTGGCCAAAGGCCACGTTGTAAATCTTGTTGCTGGCGTCGCCCTGGGCAAAACTGGCCAGCAGGTTGGCCTGCACAACGTTGTCGATGTAGCAGAAGTCGCGGCTGGTTTCGCCATCGCCGTTCACGAATACGGTTTCCTGCTTGATGAGGCTGGCAAACCACTGGGGAATAACGGCAGCATAGGCCCCGTAGGGGTCCTGACGCTGGCCAAACACGTTGAAGTACCGCAGCCCCACGCTGGAAAAGCCGTAGCAGCGGTGGAACACGTCGGCGTACAGTTCGTCCACATACTTGGTGACGGCATAGGGCGAGAGCGGGCTGCCGATCTTGTCTTCCACCTTGGGCAATTCGGGCGAATCACCGTAGGTGGAGGAAGAAGCGGCGTACACAAAACTTTTTACACCCGCGTCGCGCGCGGCCACCAGCATGTGCAGGTAACCGGTGATATTGCAGCTGTTGGACAGCAGGGGATCGTCAATAGAACGCGGCACGGAACCAAGGGCGGCCTCGTGCAGAACGTGCTGCACACCCTTGCAGGCGGCGTGGCAGGTTTCGATATCGCGAATATCGCCTTCAATGAAGGTAAAACGGCTCCACGCCTCGGGGCCAACGATGTCGCGCACCATGTCCAGATTCTTCTGGTAGCCGGTCATAAAGTTGTCCAGCCCGACAACGGTCTGCCCAAGCTTGAGCAGCTGTTCCAGCAGGTTGGAGCCAATAAAGCCCGCCACGCCAGTGATAAGCCAACGCGAAGGTTCGGCGGTCATGGATTTGGTAAGTTCGGAATACGCGCTCATGTGTTGCGTCCTGTTTTCAGATTTTCGGCCTGCGCCTGTGCCATACGGCAGGGGGCATGCCCACCAAGCTTTTACCCTGTAGCCGTGCGACTGTAAAGCCAGCCCCGGTTCCACAACTCGCATACCCGAGAACTGTGGCCCCTTTTCATAACACGGTTGTAATGCTATAGGCTTGCCCATGCGACACTAGCCCTCAGGGCAAGCGCGGAACAAGGGAGAGCGCCAAGCATGAAGATCATTGTTCTGGGCAACCAGGCAAAAGCCATGAGCAATTTCTGGAGCGTGCTCATCCGCCACATGCGCCGTGCGGGGCATGATGTGGTTTGCTGCGCCCCGCCGGGAGACACCGACGCCGAGGCGGCGCTGGCTGCCCAGGGCGCACGTGTGCGCCACTATTCGCTGGACAGAAAGGGCCTTAACCCCCTGAGCGACCTGCGCACCACGCTGGAGCTTTTCAAACTTTTCAGGGATGAAAAGCCC includes the following:
- the dsrA gene encoding dissimilatory-type sulfite reductase subunit alpha is translated as MAKHATPLLDQLESGPWPSFVSDIKQEAAYRAQNPKGLDYQIPVDCPEDLLGVLELSYNEMETHWKHGGIVGVFGYGGGVIGRYCDQPEMFPGVAHFHTMRVAQPSGKYYHSKFLRDLCDIWDLRGSGLTNMHGSTGDIVLLGTQTAQLEEIFHELTHNMNVDLGGSGSNLRTPESCLGQSRCEYACYNTQDMCYQLTMDYQDELHRPAFPYKFKFKFDGCPNGCVCAMARSDFAVVGTWKDDIKIDQDAVKGYVGGEFAPNAGAHSGRDWGKFDIQKEVVDLCPSKCMKWDGSKLSIKTADCVRCMHCINTMPRALHIGDERGASILVGAKAPVVDGAQMGSLLVPFVSCEAPYDDVKEVIEKIWDWWMEEGKNRERVGETMKRLSFQKLLEVTDTPAAAYHVKEPRSNPYIFFKEEEVPGGWTRDLAAYRKRHQR
- a CDS encoding septal ring lytic transglycosylase RlpA family protein: MTVRPYLPFLIALLCCVLLSGCGSRSWHKGGVPGSRPYTVRGKTYYPLKSARGFVEEGTASWYGPGFHGKTTANGETYNQYAMTAAHKILPLGTQVRVTHLGNGRSIIVRINDRGPFVDDRVIDLSRAAATRLNVVGPGTARVRVQSLGGVERMQDDGDLTGEFYVQVGAFADRINADNLISILSQSGNKGRLVYGSNNMWNVQVGPWPDSFGAQRQLDVFRGMYPGAFVVGDK
- a CDS encoding NAD-dependent epimerase/dehydratase family protein yields the protein MSAYSELTKSMTAEPSRWLITGVAGFIGSNLLEQLLKLGQTVVGLDNFMTGYQKNLDMVRDIVGPEAWSRFTFIEGDIRDIETCHAACKGVQHVLHEAALGSVPRSIDDPLLSNSCNITGYLHMLVAARDAGVKSFVYAASSSTYGDSPELPKVEDKIGSPLSPYAVTKYVDELYADVFHRCYGFSSVGLRYFNVFGQRQDPYGAYAAVIPQWFASLIKQETVFVNGDGETSRDFCYIDNVVQANLLASFAQGDASNKIYNVAFGQRTTLNELFGLIKEEVARHKPEVMGAECVHRDYRAGDVRHSLADISRAQTLLGYNPQFDVRQGLRLAGDWYAANL